From Nocardioides faecalis:
ACGGACTTGCCGGGCTCGAGGTCCTTGTAGACCTCGAAGAAGTGCTGGATCTCGAGCCGGTCGAAGCGCGGCACGTGGTTGATGTCGCGCAGGTGCTCCATGCGCGGGTCGCCGGCGGGCACGCACAGGACCTTGTCGTCGCCGCCGGCCTCGTCGGTCATCCGGAACATGCCGATCGCGCGGCACTTGATGAGGATGCCGGGGAAGGTCGGCTCCTGGAGCAGCACGAGGGCGTCCAACGGGTCGCCGTCCTGGCCGAGGGTGTCCTCGATGTAGCCGTAGTCCGCCGGATACATCGTGGAGGTGAACAGGAAGCGGTCCAGGCGCATGCGCCCGGTCTCGTGGTCGACCTCGTACTTGTTGCGGCTCCCCTTCGGGATCTCCACAAGGACGTCGAACTCCAGCACTGGCTTCCTCCAACAAACGTCATGGCCCGGTGCGCGATCAGGGGACCGCCGCGGGCTGCGGCTCGCTCGCGAGCCGTGCCCGACGGCACGGTTCGCGTCATTGTCCCGCACAATGTCACGGAACGCGCAGCCGGGGAGAGTGAACAGTGGCCAAAAAACGTCGGGCCCGTGGATCCGGACGCCTCCGGAAGGTCCTCGCCGCGCTCGTGGTGATCCTCCTGGTCGCCGCCGTCGTGGGCTGGCGCACGGGCTGGGCCGAGGAGCAGTGGGACCGCTGGCGCAACGGCACGGACCCCACGCAGGACCCCGCCGCGGTGGCGCCGCCGCCGGAGCTGGACCTGCCCGAGGTTGTCGCCCCGCAGGCGGTGGGGGTGCCCGCCGACACCGTCCCGCTGGACAAGGCCGCCGTCGCCAAGGCGCTCGCCGCGCTCGGCGACCCCGCCCTGGGCCGCCGGGTGCTGGCGGCCGTCGGGCCGCTGGAGGGCTCCGGCGTGACCTACCGCAAGGGCCCCGCGGCCGCGGTCGCCATCCCGGCCTCGACCACGAAGGTCGTCACCGCCGCTGTCGCGCTGCTCCTGCTGGGCGGTGAGCACGTCTTCGAGACCACCACCGTCCTCGACCCGGGCACCGAGCCCGCCCCGGGCAGCGGCGCCGGTACGACGACGCCCCGGCTGACGCTGGTCGGCGGCGGCGACCCGTACCTGGCCGCGAAGCGCTCGACGGGCACCAACGACCCCGCCCGTACGGCGAGCGCCGAGCAGGCCGGCACCTTCGACCCGGCCCGCGCGGACGTGCGCACCCTGGCGCGTCGTACGGCGAAGGCGTTGACCGCCCAGGGCGTCACGTCGGTCTCGCTGGGCTACGACGACTCCCTGTTCACCGGTCCCGCCGTCAACCCCACCTGGGAGCCGGACTACCTGCCGAGCGAGATCGGGCCGGTCAGCGCGCTCACCGTCGACCAGGGCCGCGACCCGGACCGCTGGGGATACGTCACCGACCCCGCCGCCCAGGCGGCCCGGGTGTTCCGCCGGGCACTGGTCCGCGCCGGCATCGAGGTCGTCGGCCCGCTCGCCAAGGCGTCCGCGGCGCCCGGCGCCGAGGAGCTGGCGGGCGTGGACAGCCCGCCGCTGGCGCAGATCGTGCAGCGGGCGATCGAGGTCAGCGACAACGTGGCCACCGAGGCGCTGCTGCGCCACATCGGGATCGCGGAGCAGGGCGAGGGCTCCTTCGTCGGTGGGCAGGAGTCGGTGGCCCGGGCGCTCACCGCCAACGGCATCGCCCTGGGCCGCTCCGTGCTGTACGACGGCAGCGGGCTCTCGCGGGACAACCGGCTCTCGCCCGACGTGCTGCTCGGTGTGCTGCGGCTCGCGGCCTCCGACGAGCACCCCGGGCTGCGTCCGCTGCTGGCCGCGCTGCCGGTGGCCGGCTTCTCCGGCTCGTTGACCAACCGCATGGCGGAGGGTGCCGCCGCACAGGGCCGCGGCCGGGTGCGGGCCAAGACCGGGACGCTGCGCGGGGTCTCCTCGCTGGCCGGCATCGCGGTGGACGCCCAGGGCAACCCGATCGCGTTCGCGCTGATGGCCGACCGGCTGCCCGAGGGCAGGGAGGGGCTCGGCCGGCTCGAGATGGATGCGGCGGCCGCCGGTCTCGGCGCCTGCTCGTGCGGGCGCTGAGCGCGTCTCGGAGCAC
This genomic window contains:
- the dacB gene encoding D-alanyl-D-alanine carboxypeptidase/D-alanyl-D-alanine endopeptidase, producing MVILLVAAVVGWRTGWAEEQWDRWRNGTDPTQDPAAVAPPPELDLPEVVAPQAVGVPADTVPLDKAAVAKALAALGDPALGRRVLAAVGPLEGSGVTYRKGPAAAVAIPASTTKVVTAAVALLLLGGEHVFETTTVLDPGTEPAPGSGAGTTTPRLTLVGGGDPYLAAKRSTGTNDPARTASAEQAGTFDPARADVRTLARRTAKALTAQGVTSVSLGYDDSLFTGPAVNPTWEPDYLPSEIGPVSALTVDQGRDPDRWGYVTDPAAQAARVFRRALVRAGIEVVGPLAKASAAPGAEELAGVDSPPLAQIVQRAIEVSDNVATEALLRHIGIAEQGEGSFVGGQESVARALTANGIALGRSVLYDGSGLSRDNRLSPDVLLGVLRLAASDEHPGLRPLLAALPVAGFSGSLTNRMAEGAAAQGRGRVRAKTGTLRGVSSLAGIAVDAQGNPIAFALMADRLPEGREGLGRLEMDAAAAGLGACSCGR
- a CDS encoding inorganic diphosphatase — its product is MLEFDVLVEIPKGSRNKYEVDHETGRMRLDRFLFTSTMYPADYGYIEDTLGQDGDPLDALVLLQEPTFPGILIKCRAIGMFRMTDEAGGDDKVLCVPAGDPRMEHLRDINHVPRFDRLEIQHFFEVYKDLEPGKSVEGADWVGRAEAEAEIAASFERFKSGH